The stretch of DNA CCGTACAGCGAGGCTCGGCTGGCGAGCCTAATGCGTGAGCAAGGCCAGTTGCTCGAGGAACGCCACCTGGCTCGCACCATCGTGCTCCGCGGCCGAGTCCCAAACCATCTGGTGTCAGCCTATCGCCCATTCATGAAGAGCGCCTCCGCCCGGCAGGCGAACGGCACCCAGGATACCGAGCCCGAATGAACCACCGGGTCGACACCACGATCCAGGCCGAGCTCCAGCATGCCCTGGAGGGGCGCGTCGACGGCCAGGTCCACTTCGACAAGATCTCGCGAGTTCTGTACAGCACCGATGCCTCAAATCATCAGGTCGAGCCGCTGGGCGTCGTCCGGCCGCGCTCTGATGAAGGGCTGCAGGCCGCCATCCAGGTCGCATCCGAGTTCGGGGTGCCGGTGATCGCCCGGGGCGCCGGCACCGGCCTGGCGGGCCAGGCCATCGGGACGGGACTGATCGTGGACACCGCCCGTTACCTCAACCGGATCCTGGAGGTCGACGTTGAGGCCCGGACTGTGACGGTGGAGCCTGGGGTGGTCCTGTCCACTGTCAACCAGGCCCTGGCGCCGCTCGGCTTCATGATCGGGCCGGACCCGGCATCGGCCGACCGTGCCACCCTGGGCGGCATGATCGGGACGAACGCCAGCGGTGCCCACTCGAT from Anaerolineales bacterium encodes:
- a CDS encoding FAD-binding oxidoreductase; translation: MNHRVDTTIQAELQHALEGRVDGQVHFDKISRVLYSTDASNHQVEPLGVVRPRSDEGLQAAIQVASEFGVPVIARGAGTGLAGQAIGTGLIVDTARYLNRILEVDVEARTVTVEPGVVLSTVNQALAPLGFMIGPDPASADRATLGGMIGTNASGAHSIAHGMTADHLVAAEVYLSDGEAVHLGLVPLADAIRQSTLGTGLGRILQACLHIRQLQAKEI